One Gossypium hirsutum isolate 1008001.06 chromosome A11, Gossypium_hirsutum_v2.1, whole genome shotgun sequence genomic window carries:
- the LOC121203199 gene encoding uncharacterized protein, which translates to MYTISQPFSIFFSLYSCGTPRNYHQIRVLFSGFFHFLFTKKQKKTKYNMVHKRPFAEKDEFEVSFKQPRQVEHTDPQVLSSEPFFSEALISDGSGEGRFTNININSDEKHANAFDTEHPGHADDFEINVRGCIANSSQVTCSASEAVSWPEEPLHITSFGECFNPERPMRTISHLEDIYSILLQYPPRKPVLVGPNYQVDIPEWEDSLVARNICYDTDVSETAAGRYENELMGTCIIPMPALESSVSYDEVGRGRADCNCEDKDSVRCVRQHILEARGELRESLGHERFIELGFCEMGEVVADKWSEEEEQLFHKVVFSNPVSMGKNFWKDLASVFPYRTKMDIVSYYFNVFMLWKRSVQNRCESVSTDSDNDEWQGTDDSDNNEVFSDEDEDSVVESPVCQGDFPCHRNQESRLCVCDEDAADETCDNDSIYFDSAADNIKVSETYSSKLFSNQGPMAQLYENNLKDEQAKHEKLEVQDDSCTSSDTGAASQETPVTADNGDQRQGNPNRLNNGGSHGYVSEPCDTKVWDSGYTTCQKTKMDFLPTCSMIEEVFGDGS; encoded by the exons ATGTATACCATTAGCCAGCCTTTCtcaatatttttttctctttattcgTGTGGCACTCCTCGTAATTATCACCAGATACGTGTCCTTTTTTCAGGCTTTTTCCATTTTCTGTTTacgaaaaaacaaaagaaaacgaaG TACAACATGGTACATAAGCGGCCTTTTGCTGAGAAGGACGAGTTTGAGGTTTCATTCAAGCAACCAAGACAAGTGGAACATACTGATCCGCAGGTTTTATCTTCAGAACCTTTTTTTTCTGAAGCCCTGATTTCCGATGGTTCAG GTGAGGGCAGATTCACAAACATTAATATTAATAGCGATGAGAAGCATGCAAATGCCTTTGATACTGAACACCCTGGACATGCTGATGACTTTGAGATCAATGTTCGTGGCTGCATTGCCAACTCTTCCCAGGTCACCTGTAGTGCCAGTGAAGCGGTCTCCTGGCCAGAAGAACCACTTCACATCACTTCATTTGGAGAATGTTTTAACCCTGAACGCCCAATGAGGACAATATCTCATTTGGAAGATATATATTCTATACTTTTGCAATATCCTCCGAGGAAACCGGTTCTTGTTGGACCTAATTACCAAGTGGATATTCCAGAATGGGAAGATTCACtggttgcaagaaacatttgttATGATACTGATGTATCTGAAACTGCTGCTGGTAGATATGAGAATGAACTGATGGGAACTTGTATCATTCCAATGCCGGCTTTGGAGTCTTCTGTGTCTTATGACGAAGTTGGACGTGGCAGAGCTGATTGCAATTGTGAGGATAAGGATTCTGTCAGGTGTGTCAGACAGCACATATTGGAAGCGAGAGGAGAACTTAGAGAATCGCTTGGGCATGAGAGGTTTATCGAGCTTGGTTTCTGTGAGATGGGTGAAGTAGTGGCTGATAAATGGAGTGAAGAGGAGGAACAGCTATTCCACAAAGTTGTATTCTCTAATCCTGTATCCATGGGGAAGAATTTCTGGAAAGACCTTGCTTCGGTTTTCCCTTATCGAACCAAAATGGATATTGTCAGTTATTACTTCAATGTATTTATGCTGTGGAAGAGGTCAGTTCAGAACAGATGTGAATCAGTGAGTACCGATAGTGATAACGATGAGTGGCAGGGAACTGATGATTCTGACAACAATGAAGTTTTCTCAGACGAAGATGAAGACTCTGTTGTCGAATCTCCTGTATGTCAAGGAGATTTCCCTTGTCATCGGAATCAGGAAAGCAgattgtgtgtttgtgatgaggATGCTGCTGATGAAACTTGTGATAATGACAGTATATATTTCGATAGTGCTGCAGACAATATCAAAGTTTCAGAAACGTATTCCAGTAAGCTGTTTAGCAACCAAGGTCCCATGGCTCAGCTTTATGAAAACAATCTCAAGGATGAGCAAGCAAAGCACGAGAAACTAGAGGTCCAAGATGATTCGTGCACATCTTCTGATACAGGGGCTGCATCACAAGAAACACCAGTGACTGCTGACAACGGTGATCAGCGGCAAGGTAACCCAAACAGGTTAAACAATGGTGGCAGCCATGGATATGTTTCAGAACCATGTGATACTAAAGTTTGGGATTCTGGATATACAACTTGCCAGAAAACCAAGATGGACTTCCTACCTACATGTAGTATGATTGAAGAAGTTTTTGGAGATGGGTCTTGA